The following are encoded in a window of Psychrobacter sp. P11F6 genomic DNA:
- a CDS encoding NAD(P)/FAD-dependent oxidoreductase encodes MTTLDFDLHIIGGGIIGLAAAVMLQARGVKVLLLDANEVGQGASLGNAGHIATEQVFPIADASMLRHVPAMLFNPTGPLRIDWRYLPRLMPWAMQLLMNMRPEPFERIHQALLNLNKNSLQAWQGFANQWQLDEWVQVKGSLLTVENTSSVDPLIAHGSRLNDIGVDNELLTKEALLELEPALRDNQLAALFFPNTGHITNLKAVINQLHHTFRQLGGHVIEHCRVLAATNDTGGIHLTTSQGDMTASKVMLAAGSHSKALAKQLTGVNVPLDTERGYHLMLPHESTRLQIPVSSMDRRFIMTPMQEGLRLAGTVEYAGLDAHAKMQRAHMLLQQAQPMLKAELDSTDSTPWMGFRPSTADSLPVIDKIERVFLSFGHQHLGLTQAVVSAQMIANYYFDEDHPIDPKPYQLSRFK; translated from the coding sequence ATGACTACCTTAGACTTCGACTTACATATTATTGGCGGTGGCATTATCGGTCTAGCGGCGGCAGTAATGTTGCAAGCGCGTGGTGTAAAGGTCTTACTTCTAGACGCTAACGAAGTTGGTCAAGGTGCATCACTTGGTAATGCAGGTCATATCGCTACTGAGCAAGTATTTCCCATTGCAGATGCCAGCATGCTGCGTCATGTACCAGCCATGTTATTCAATCCGACTGGGCCGCTGCGTATAGACTGGCGCTATCTACCTCGTTTGATGCCTTGGGCAATGCAGCTATTGATGAATATGCGCCCTGAGCCATTTGAGCGGATTCATCAAGCGTTATTAAACTTAAATAAAAACAGTCTGCAAGCATGGCAAGGCTTTGCCAATCAGTGGCAATTGGACGAATGGGTACAGGTAAAAGGTTCATTATTGACGGTCGAGAATACAAGTAGCGTCGATCCTCTCATAGCACATGGTAGTCGACTTAACGATATTGGCGTGGATAATGAGCTATTGACCAAAGAAGCGTTATTAGAACTTGAACCTGCTTTACGAGATAACCAATTAGCGGCGTTATTTTTTCCAAATACAGGACATATAACCAATTTAAAAGCCGTTATTAATCAGCTTCACCATACTTTTAGACAGTTAGGCGGTCATGTCATTGAACATTGCCGTGTCCTTGCAGCGACCAACGATACAGGCGGTATTCACCTAACAACCAGCCAAGGTGATATGACAGCGTCCAAAGTGATGCTAGCCGCAGGCTCACACTCTAAGGCATTGGCCAAGCAACTGACAGGCGTGAATGTGCCGCTAGATACCGAACGCGGTTATCACTTAATGCTACCGCATGAAAGTACGCGCTTACAGATACCGGTATCAAGCATGGATCGCCGTTTTATCATGACACCGATGCAAGAGGGGCTACGCTTGGCAGGCACAGTAGAATACGCAGGACTTGATGCTCATGCCAAGATGCAGCGCGCGCATATGCTATTACAACAAGCGCAGCCTATGCTCAAAGCCGAGTTAGACTCTACTGATAGTACGCCATGGATGGGGTTTCGACCATCGACCGCAGACTCCTTGCCAGTCATCGACAAAATCGAACGCGTCTTTTTAAGCTTTGGGCATCAACATTTAGGCCTAACGCAAGCTGTCGTTAGTGCGCAAATGATTGCCAACTACTATTTTGATGAAGATCACCCTATCGATCCAAAACCGTATCAACTCTCACGCTTTAAATAA
- a CDS encoding proline racemase family protein — translation MSSILFNFKIIDSHTGGEPTRMVYDGFPDLVGDTIQDKLQSFKQNFDHLRQSIILEPRGNDVLVGALLLPTSNPKATASVIFFNNAGYLGMCGHGTIGVIISLAYQQKISAGVHWLETPVGLVKATLHNDGSCSVQNVPSYRYKKQVEVHVPELGLICGDIAWGGNWFFLVSEHGQDIQANNVEKLTQVTMQIKQALVAANITGENGSEIDHIELFADSDDTQVDSKNFVLCPGSAYDRSPCGTGTSAKLACLAADNKLAPEQLWQQQGVVGSVFTGSYQYASELNTNLSTDLSTTLNNPAGAAYPEQSIIPTICGHAYVYAETMLIVQEDDPFKWGIPS, via the coding sequence ATGTCTTCTATATTATTTAATTTCAAAATTATTGACTCGCATACGGGCGGTGAGCCTACTCGTATGGTCTATGACGGATTTCCTGACCTCGTCGGTGATACTATTCAAGACAAACTGCAATCCTTCAAACAAAACTTCGATCACTTACGTCAAAGTATTATTTTAGAGCCGCGTGGTAATGATGTTCTTGTTGGCGCGCTACTTCTTCCCACAAGCAATCCTAAAGCCACAGCGAGCGTTATATTTTTTAATAATGCGGGTTATCTGGGCATGTGCGGCCATGGCACGATTGGCGTAATCATCTCTTTAGCTTATCAACAAAAAATATCAGCAGGCGTACATTGGCTTGAGACTCCCGTAGGTCTGGTTAAAGCAACCCTACATAATGATGGCAGCTGCAGTGTACAAAACGTCCCTTCTTATCGTTATAAAAAACAAGTCGAAGTTCATGTTCCTGAGTTAGGGCTTATCTGCGGTGATATCGCTTGGGGTGGCAACTGGTTCTTTTTGGTCAGTGAACATGGACAAGACATTCAAGCAAATAATGTCGAAAAATTGACTCAAGTAACCATGCAAATTAAACAAGCACTGGTCGCTGCTAATATCACAGGCGAAAACGGTAGCGAGATTGACCACATTGAGTTATTTGCCGATAGCGATGATACACAAGTAGATAGTAAAAACTTTGTTTTGTGCCCAGGTTCAGCCTACGATCGCTCCCCTTGTGGTACCGGCACAAGTGCCAAACTTGCTTGCCTAGCGGCTGACAATAAACTCGCTCCTGAACAATTATGGCAGCAACAAGGCGTCGTCGGCAGCGTATTTACTGGCAGTTATCAGTATGCATCTGAGCTTAATACTAATCTGAGTACCGATCTTAGTACTACGCTCAACAATCCAGCTGGTGCAGCTTATCCTGAACAGAGCATTATCCCAACGATTTGTGGTCATGCTTATGTTTATGCTGAAACCATGCTCATTGTGCAAGAAGACGATCCCTTTAAATGGGGAATCCCATCTTAA
- a CDS encoding AraC family transcriptional regulator, with amino-acid sequence MTEVITDVIEDTALAMLTTSLQQNMTVYRPDSSEAFIGNVSLLLPLLNTLTNVVFFVKDEQARYQLANKTLLKRCQLSQHEDIMGFTTEEVFSHRQSRDYILQDMKVLREGKSIVDNLELHSYASGKLGWCITNKLPIYNKSQQVVAMVGISVDIDEDNERVLRKHARLAEVAQFVRAHLDQKINIAQLADLANLSVSQLERTFKAVLNMSPLQFVQKLRLEYAVKLLAMPEMSVTQISLNCGYSDHSAFSRQFKQFTGLSPSQFRQTHLS; translated from the coding sequence ATGACTGAGGTAATAACAGATGTAATAGAAGATACAGCGCTTGCTATGCTTACCACGTCATTGCAGCAGAATATGACTGTCTATCGTCCTGACAGTAGTGAGGCTTTTATCGGTAATGTCTCATTATTACTGCCGCTGCTGAATACTTTGACCAATGTGGTATTTTTTGTGAAAGATGAGCAGGCACGTTATCAGCTGGCAAACAAAACCTTGTTAAAACGCTGTCAGTTGAGTCAGCACGAAGATATCATGGGATTTACCACTGAAGAGGTGTTTTCGCATCGACAGAGCAGGGATTATATTTTGCAAGATATGAAGGTATTGCGAGAGGGGAAGTCTATCGTTGATAACTTAGAGCTGCACAGTTATGCGTCTGGTAAGTTAGGATGGTGTATTACAAATAAACTGCCTATCTATAATAAGAGCCAACAAGTGGTTGCCATGGTTGGGATATCGGTCGATATTGATGAAGATAACGAGCGCGTTTTACGTAAACACGCTCGCTTGGCTGAAGTCGCTCAGTTTGTAAGAGCGCATCTTGATCAGAAAATTAATATTGCCCAATTGGCCGACTTGGCTAATTTAAGCGTGTCGCAGCTAGAGCGTACCTTCAAGGCCGTACTGAATATGTCGCCATTACAGTTTGTGCAAAAGCTGAGGCTAGAATATGCGGTTAAGCTATTAGCCATGCCTGAGATGTCAGTCACTCAAATATCATTGAACTGCGGCTATAGTGATCATAGTGCCTTTAGCCGCCAGTTCAAACAGTTTACGGGCTTGTCGCCCAGCCAATTTCGCCAAACGCATTTATCATAA
- the ggt gene encoding gamma-glutamyltransferase: protein MPTSISKNNIRTADNNPQGRANIKAAILLISSTFLVSLSAHALKPTTNQSTTINPTSINTSAINLAIMADNPTVISETQRVTRAKTTTLTSTINNADQAIYSEDAIHHPVWAKNGMVATQEALASDIGLKILKDGGNAIDAGVAVGFALAVTLPRAGNIGGGGFMMIYDAKQGKTVALDYREKAPSSASRDMYLDEDGNAVSDLSRYHGLAVGVPGTVAGLLKALEDHGTMSRGQVMAPAIALAENGIEVTAGLSESLEALSDRMQKWPSTKKIFFKPNGSAYQPGERLKQPELAKSLKLIAAKGADGFYKGETASKLVKAVNEAGGSMSLQDLANYEAIAREPVKGDYRGYEIVSMPPPSSGGIHIVQILNILEGYPLKDYGQNSAQTIHLMAEAMQLAYADRSEYLGDSDFIDVPASGLASQAYADKLRTLINPDKATPASTIKANNPLPYESDQTTHFSVVDKEGNAIANTYTLNFSYGTGLVAEGTGILLNNEMDDFSAKPGVPNGYGLLGGKANAVEANKRPLSSMSPTLVFKDSKPYIVTGSPGGSRIITTVTQIISNVIDHDMNIAEATHAPRIHDQWLPDEIRVEKALNIDTVRKLESMGHTVSPKSAMGSTHSIMLTPNGVYGSSDPRIVDAAVVGY from the coding sequence ATGCCAACCTCAATATCAAAAAACAACATACGCACTGCTGACAATAATCCTCAAGGTAGAGCAAATATTAAAGCGGCTATTTTGTTAATCAGTAGCACATTTTTAGTATCACTATCTGCTCACGCGCTTAAGCCGACAACCAATCAATCAACTACTATCAACCCAACATCGATTAACACTAGCGCCATCAATCTCGCGATTATGGCTGATAATCCTACTGTAATATCTGAAACTCAGCGTGTGACAAGAGCCAAAACCACTACCCTCACTTCCACTATTAACAATGCCGATCAAGCCATTTATTCTGAAGATGCGATTCATCATCCGGTTTGGGCAAAGAACGGTATGGTCGCCACCCAAGAAGCCCTCGCCTCTGATATTGGACTCAAGATTTTAAAAGACGGCGGTAATGCGATTGATGCTGGGGTCGCGGTTGGCTTTGCCTTAGCAGTGACTTTGCCGCGCGCAGGCAACATTGGCGGTGGTGGTTTTATGATGATTTATGATGCCAAGCAAGGCAAAACGGTGGCACTCGATTACCGTGAAAAAGCACCGAGTAGCGCCTCGCGTGATATGTATCTCGATGAGGATGGCAATGCGGTCAGCGACTTGTCTCGTTATCACGGTCTAGCAGTTGGCGTACCGGGAACGGTTGCAGGATTACTTAAAGCGTTAGAAGATCATGGCACCATGAGCCGCGGACAAGTGATGGCACCTGCGATTGCACTGGCTGAGAACGGTATAGAGGTGACTGCGGGTCTGTCTGAGTCGCTAGAAGCATTAAGCGATCGCATGCAAAAATGGCCAAGCACCAAAAAGATATTCTTTAAACCTAATGGCAGCGCCTATCAACCCGGTGAGCGTTTAAAACAGCCTGAATTGGCAAAATCGCTTAAGCTTATTGCCGCAAAAGGCGCAGATGGGTTTTATAAAGGGGAAACCGCAAGTAAGTTAGTAAAGGCTGTCAATGAAGCTGGCGGTAGCATGAGCTTGCAGGATTTAGCCAACTATGAAGCCATAGCTCGCGAGCCAGTCAAAGGCGATTATCGTGGTTATGAGATTGTCTCGATGCCACCGCCGTCTTCTGGCGGTATTCATATTGTGCAAATTTTAAACATTTTGGAAGGTTATCCGCTAAAAGACTATGGGCAAAACAGTGCGCAAACCATTCATTTAATGGCTGAAGCAATGCAGTTGGCTTATGCGGATCGCTCAGAGTATTTAGGTGATTCTGACTTTATCGATGTGCCTGCCAGCGGTTTAGCTTCTCAGGCTTATGCGGATAAACTGCGCACCTTAATCAATCCAGACAAAGCCACGCCAGCGTCTACCATCAAAGCCAACAACCCTCTACCCTATGAGAGTGATCAGACCACGCATTTCTCTGTTGTCGATAAAGAGGGCAATGCGATAGCCAATACTTATACGCTGAACTTTTCTTATGGCACAGGTCTTGTCGCTGAAGGTACGGGGATATTGCTCAATAATGAGATGGATGATTTTTCTGCCAAACCGGGTGTGCCTAATGGTTATGGCTTATTGGGCGGTAAAGCAAATGCCGTCGAAGCCAATAAACGCCCATTATCTTCTATGAGTCCGACCCTTGTCTTTAAAGACAGTAAACCATATATCGTCACGGGTAGCCCTGGTGGTAGCCGCATCATCACCACCGTTACCCAAATAATATCGAACGTCATCGATCATGATATGAATATCGCTGAAGCCACTCACGCACCGCGTATCCATGACCAATGGCTGCCTGATGAGATTCGGGTCGAAAAAGCTCTGAATATTGATACAGTTAGAAAGCTTGAATCAATGGGTCATACGGTCAGTCCAAAATCAGCCATGGGCTCAACGCACTCAATTATGTTGACTCCAAATGGTGTTTACGGTTCTTCTGATCCACGTATCGTTGATGCGGCAGTCGTTGGTTATTGA
- a CDS encoding Spy/CpxP family protein refolding chaperone, whose product MKKLLMGSVLAMSSIFTVTACTSVNATTDTTPTTSKMQHKDGMKKGGMRGPMSQLDLTATQQAQIKAIMQAQHGDRKADRTKNKLERAQMQQQMQALTNSSTLNTAAVNRLADQQAAKTKQRFIERVQTQHAISQVLTAEQRAKLATLKAEKMAKGHKGSEHGKMHGKQRQGM is encoded by the coding sequence ATGAAAAAATTATTAATGGGCTCAGTATTAGCAATGTCTAGCATTTTCACCGTAACGGCTTGTACCAGTGTTAATGCAACCACTGATACCACACCAACGACCAGTAAAATGCAGCATAAAGATGGCATGAAAAAAGGTGGTATGAGAGGTCCAATGTCGCAACTAGATCTAACAGCAACGCAACAAGCGCAAATCAAAGCCATCATGCAAGCACAACACGGCGATCGTAAAGCTGACCGTACAAAAAACAAATTGGAACGGGCGCAAATGCAGCAACAGATGCAAGCATTGACTAATAGTAGCACTCTAAATACAGCGGCAGTCAATCGCTTAGCTGATCAGCAAGCGGCTAAAACCAAGCAGCGCTTCATTGAGCGAGTACAGACTCAACATGCTATCTCTCAAGTATTGACTGCTGAGCAACGCGCAAAACTTGCTACATTAAAAGCTGAAAAAATGGCGAAAGGTCATAAAGGCTCAGAGCACGGCAAAATGCATGGCAAACAGCGCCAAGGCATGTAA
- a CDS encoding response regulator transcription factor: MPHILLGDDDEELTQLLQEYLHNHGVTCDCVHDGEAVIHKLKTASNNVLNGTAAYDLLVLDIMMPKIDGLSVLRQLPNISDIPVIMLTAKGEEIDRIIGLELGADDYITKPCNPRELLARINAVIKRTSAATSEHTPLPESRLHLNQNQRLCQIDGIELQVTGTEFDLLVALLKQKGEVVSKAWLSEHVLQRELQPFDRSLDVHVSRLRKKLQPFHDEPIKAVRGKGYQLVL; the protein is encoded by the coding sequence GTGCCACACATACTACTAGGCGATGATGACGAAGAATTGACCCAGTTATTACAAGAATACTTGCACAATCATGGGGTGACATGCGACTGCGTTCACGATGGTGAGGCTGTCATACATAAACTCAAAACTGCGAGCAATAATGTGCTTAATGGCACTGCTGCTTATGATTTGCTGGTGTTAGATATTATGATGCCAAAAATCGATGGATTGAGTGTCTTGCGTCAATTGCCCAATATCAGTGATATCCCTGTCATCATGCTGACCGCAAAAGGGGAGGAGATTGATCGTATTATTGGGCTTGAACTTGGTGCTGATGATTATATTACCAAACCCTGCAACCCTAGAGAGCTGCTGGCACGTATCAATGCCGTCATCAAACGTACCAGCGCAGCGACATCAGAGCATACGCCGCTACCAGAGAGCCGTTTGCATCTGAATCAAAACCAGAGGCTTTGTCAGATAGATGGCATAGAGTTACAAGTGACGGGGACAGAATTTGATTTATTGGTTGCGCTACTGAAACAAAAAGGTGAGGTGGTGAGCAAAGCATGGCTGTCAGAGCATGTTTTACAACGTGAATTACAACCCTTCGACCGTAGCCTTGATGTGCATGTCTCGCGACTCCGCAAAAAACTCCAACCTTTTCATGATGAGCCGATCAAAGCGGTTCGTGGTAAAGGTTATCAGCTGGTATTGTAA
- a CDS encoding sensor histidine kinase codes for MNASKKAISHKRLKQTPKFKVRITLFWRLFLSLLLTIIITSILSIMVERWLVEKALTARMNVQTDSLLIKRQEMVEALRAGDLSTVKQMYRQDRQLMNQISVYDEEGAIIFPRYRNRDERRQKGMQGSRREVGQLSMQPSVQSMADQPSVDNNRTNRHDDNNKMSNDKSSFLNHILQPMMPNSATLADFDSRPELADVTVVLPDEQSVIIQLRPHLRFADVMALQRGNFPIRLLFILVFSVLVCIWLSRTMTQRIRRVQNTVHRLIDGDYQTHPDLSKMGDDELGLLAKDVAKLSKRLAESELARKQMLSDISHELRSPLARLDVATELTRDFAPNASRYLDRIDKESARMNELIEQIIHIQSLQMQQYTIDNIENEAVDISDIISEIGQDVCFEFQHKNVRWQWQPSHTPMTDSLSTAHSATPWTVLGNQEQLHSALENVIRNAFMHTASDSTVIADIKKVEMEGNKPALQISITDEGGGIADNDLARIFQPFVRLDSARHRETGGYGLGLAIVHAVVMAHKGQIHVYNRQDDIQGLVMQITLPVNSEED; via the coding sequence ATGAACGCTTCCAAGAAAGCTATTAGCCATAAAAGGCTTAAGCAAACCCCAAAGTTTAAAGTGCGAATCACACTGTTTTGGCGTTTGTTTCTAAGTCTATTATTAACAATTATAATCACCTCTATTTTATCGATCATGGTGGAGCGTTGGCTGGTCGAAAAAGCACTAACGGCTCGCATGAACGTACAAACTGATAGTTTATTGATTAAGCGTCAAGAAATGGTTGAGGCATTAAGAGCGGGTGATTTAAGTACAGTTAAGCAGATGTATCGTCAGGACCGTCAACTCATGAATCAGATAAGTGTTTACGATGAAGAAGGGGCGATTATATTTCCGCGTTATCGCAATAGAGATGAGCGTAGGCAAAAAGGTATGCAGGGTAGTCGGCGTGAAGTAGGGCAACTATCAATGCAGCCATCAGTGCAATCAATGGCAGATCAGCCCAGTGTAGACAATAACAGGACTAACCGTCACGATGATAATAATAAAATGTCGAATGATAAGTCATCATTCTTAAACCATATTCTGCAACCGATGATGCCAAATAGCGCTACGCTAGCTGATTTCGACAGTCGCCCTGAGCTGGCTGATGTGACGGTCGTCTTACCAGATGAGCAGTCTGTCATTATACAGTTACGTCCGCATTTGCGTTTTGCTGATGTTATGGCGCTGCAACGTGGCAATTTTCCCATACGTTTGCTATTTATTCTCGTTTTTAGCGTCTTGGTTTGTATTTGGCTGAGCCGTACAATGACTCAGCGTATCCGCCGTGTACAAAATACCGTACACCGTCTGATTGATGGCGATTATCAGACCCATCCAGACCTATCAAAAATGGGAGATGATGAGCTTGGTTTACTCGCGAAAGATGTGGCTAAACTATCAAAACGGTTGGCTGAGAGTGAGCTGGCACGCAAACAGATGCTCAGTGATATCTCGCACGAGCTACGATCGCCACTGGCGCGTCTAGACGTTGCGACTGAGCTGACTCGCGACTTTGCACCGAATGCCAGTCGTTATCTCGACCGTATAGATAAAGAGTCAGCGCGGATGAATGAGTTGATTGAGCAAATCATTCATATTCAATCTCTACAAATGCAGCAATATACCATCGACAATATAGAAAACGAAGCGGTTGATATTTCTGACATCATCAGTGAGATTGGACAAGACGTTTGCTTTGAGTTTCAGCATAAAAATGTGCGTTGGCAATGGCAGCCGAGTCACACACCTATGACAGATTCTTTATCAACGGCTCACTCAGCCACTCCTTGGACTGTGCTTGGCAACCAAGAACAGCTACATAGTGCACTTGAAAATGTCATCCGTAACGCTTTTATGCATACTGCCTCTGATTCGACGGTCATTGCTGACATTAAGAAAGTGGAGATGGAGGGCAATAAGCCAGCACTTCAAATCAGCATCACAGACGAGGGTGGCGGTATTGCGGATAATGACTTGGCGCGTATTTTTCAGCCCTTTGTACGGCTTGACTCGGCTCGCCATCGTGAAACGGGGGGCTATGGTTTGGGGCTGGCAATCGTTCATGCCGTGGTAATGGCACACAAGGGTCAGATTCATGTCTATAATCGCCAAGATGATATCCAAGGGCTGGTGATGCAAATAACATTGCCTGTTAACTCTGAAGAGGACTAA